The following is a genomic window from Spirosoma foliorum.
AGAAGTTGAAAAATCAATGTGGGAAGCAGAGTTGTGTAACAGCCACGCTCGATTTATAGTTCCCCTCGTCTCAGGAGGGAGCCTTATTTGAGAATAAGTAATCCATGACCTTAAGAGCATCAGTACTAACTGCCTAGCTTTTTCGCAGGCCATCCATAATTTGCTGCATGCAACCGATTAGGTCCGCTAACGGCTGCTGCGGCAAATGCCCTACCAGGCTTTCGATTTGTTGATTGGATGCGTTGTCAAGTTGCTCGAAAACAGTTCTGCCCTTAGCACTGAGCGATAATAAGGAGACCCGACCATCGTGTGATGATGCTTCTCGCTGGATTAAACCCTCCTTTTCAAACTTTTTTAGAATCCGACTTAAATAGCCTTTATCGATACTTAGAACAGCAATTATATCTGATGCCTGACACTGGCCTTTAGACGAAATCTCAAACAGAATACGACCTTCGGCCAGCGAGTACGAGCTTCTCAGCAGATGGCTATCGAGCAGCCCGAGCAAATCGGTATAAAAGCGGTTGAATGTCCTGATCTGTTGAATCGATTCGTTCGTCATCTTCCTATAAGTAAGCGTTAAGTGGCCAGCTTAAAATTAAGATTTGCAATGGACATATCAGTGCGCAGTTAACGTGAATCACTTACCAACAGTGTCAAACAAGCATGTTTGCTAGCTCAGTAAAGCTGAGAATCGCTATGGGGTCTTACTTAACCGGGCAATCTGGTTGGCCGCATTCTGATTGGTGGCATCCAGTTCCAGAGAACGTTTATAATTTTGAATGGCGGAAGCTTTATCGCCCACCATATCATAGCCTTCGCCTAAACTGTCGTAGGCGTTCGCACTTTGAGGATACAGCGCCACTGTCAATTTGAAAATCGC
Proteins encoded in this region:
- a CDS encoding MarR family winged helix-turn-helix transcriptional regulator, whose protein sequence is MTNESIQQIRTFNRFYTDLLGLLDSHLLRSSYSLAEGRILFEISSKGQCQASDIIAVLSIDKGYLSRILKKFEKEGLIQREASSHDGRVSLLSLSAKGRTVFEQLDNASNQQIESLVGHLPQQPLADLIGCMQQIMDGLRKS